The following are encoded together in the Salinibacterium sp. UTAS2018 genome:
- a CDS encoding DUF3515 family protein, whose amino-acid sequence MRTTTRTPLIALLAMVPLLATLGGCAATVPLEPGDDAGNPSCADVIVRLPDTVAGLDKRETNAQGTGAWGEPATILLRCGVAVPDPTAEFACVTAPEDGIDWLRDDSDAPNYVFTSYGRDPAVQVIVDSDGDPDIEGDEVSGFEALSDVAGAVSQVPADRFCVALSDTPAPSETESSE is encoded by the coding sequence ATGAGAACGACGACCCGCACTCCCCTGATCGCCCTGCTTGCGATGGTTCCTTTGCTGGCGACGCTGGGCGGCTGCGCGGCGACTGTGCCGCTAGAACCCGGAGATGACGCCGGCAACCCCTCGTGCGCTGATGTCATTGTGCGGTTGCCCGACACTGTCGCAGGGCTCGACAAGCGCGAGACCAATGCTCAAGGCACTGGAGCCTGGGGCGAACCCGCCACTATCTTGCTGCGCTGCGGTGTTGCCGTGCCCGACCCCACGGCAGAATTCGCGTGCGTCACGGCGCCCGAAGACGGCATCGACTGGCTACGCGACGACAGCGATGCCCCCAACTATGTCTTCACGTCGTACGGCCGCGACCCTGCGGTTCAGGTCATTGTTGACAGCGATGGCGACCCCGATATTGAGGGCGACGAGGTCTCCGGTTTTGAAGCCCTAAGCGATGTCGCGGGCGCCGTCAGCCAAGTGCCGGCCGATCGCTTCTGTGTTGCCCTCTCGGATACACCGGCACCAAGCGAGACAGAGTCGTCCGAGTAG